Below is a window of Dietzia timorensis DNA.
CGATTCGGGAGCCGTCGAGGATCTTCGGGAGGTAGTACATGCCGCCGCCCGCAACGCGCGAGCCGCTGGGAAGACGTTGACCCTCGCCTCGACCGAGGAACGCAACTCGGTACTCAACGCGGCCGCGGATGCACTCGAGGCGGCCGAGGCGGGCATTCTCGCGGCCAACGCCGACGATATCGACGAGCAGCGTTCCGAGGGCGCCCCAGAGTCGATGCTCGACCGGCTGCGGCTCACCGCTGATCGCATCGTCGGGATCGCCGGAGGGTTGCGACAGGTCGCAGGATTGCCGGACCCTCTGGGACAGGTCGTTCGCGGCTCGAAGCTTCCCAATGGGATGAAGCTCGAGCAGGTGCGAGTCCCGCTGGGCGTTGTCGGAATGATCTACGAGGGACGCCCGAACGTCACCGTCGACGCCTTCGGACTCGCCTTCAAATCGGGAAACGCGGCGCTTCTGCGGGGCTCGCGCTCGGCCCGCCACTCCAATGAAGCGCTCGTCGCGGTGCTGCGCGGCGTGCTCAGCGAATTCGGCTACGACGCCAACCTCGTTCAGCTCCTGCCCAGCGAATCACGCGAATCGGTGACCCATTTGATCCAGGCTCGCGGCCTCGTGGATGTGGTCATCCCGCGCGGCGGCGCCGGACTGATCAAGGCTGTCGTCGAGAACGCGAAGGTCCCGGCCATCGAAACGGGCACGGGCAATTGCCATCACTACATTCATCGCGATGCCGACATCGACGAGGCGATCATGCTCGTCGCCAACGGCAAGACTCGTCGCTGCAGCGTGTGCAATTCCACGGAGACGGTTCTGCTCGATTCCGGGCTCGGCGAGGACGCCATCAACAAGGTGGCCGAGGGACTCGTAGCCAAAGGGATCACCTTGCATGGTGACCGCCCCGGGATGATCGAGCCGACCGAAGCGGATTGGGCCGAGGAGTACCTGTCCAATGACCTGGCCTTCGCAGTCGTCGATGGCCTGGAAGGGGCGGTCGCGCACATCGACCGTTGGTCGACCGGCCACACTGAAGCCATCTCGACCACGAACGTCAACGTCGCCCAGGACTTTGCCGCGCTTGTCGACTCGGCTGCCGTGATGATCAACGCCTCGACCGCGTGGACCGACGGCGAGCAATTCGGTTTCGGCGCCGAGATCGGCATCTCGACGCAGAAGCTACACGCTCGCGGCCCCATGGGGTTGCAAGAGCTCACGAGTACCAAGTGGATCGCCACCGGCCGCGGACACGCGCGTCCCTGAGCGGCCCGCGAATTCCATTTTTCGAACGGAGAAACACCCTATGGACCGCGCTCGCCGCGAACACGCCGCCCTGTTCTCGAGCATCGACGACGTCATCCAGAAGCTTGAAACCCACGGATATCTCGCCGACCGCGCCACCGCGACGGTGGTATACCTGGCCGATCAGCTGGGTAAGCCGCTGCTCATCGAAGGCCCTGCCGGTGTCGGCAAGACCGAGCTGTCCCGAGCCGTAGCCGCGGCGAACGAGGCCGAGCTGGTGCGACTGCAGTGCTACGAGGGCGTCGACGAGGCCCGTGCACTTTACGAATGGAACCACGCCAAGCAGATCCTGCGAATCCAGGCAGGTCAGGGTGAGGGCTGGGACGCGACACGCGACTCGGTGTTCAGCGAGGAATTCCTGTTGTCCCGTCCGCTGCTCACCGCGATCCGGCGCGACGACCCTACGGTGCTGCTCATCGACGAGGTGGACAAGGCCGATGTCGAGATCGAGGGGCTGCTGCTGGAGGTTCTTTCCGATTTCGCGGTGACGATCCCCGAACTGGGAACGATCAACGCGACGCGGCGACCCTTCACGGTATTGACCTCGAACGCGGCCCGCGAGCTTTCCGAGGCGCTCAAACGCCGCTGCCTCTACCTGCACCTGGATTTCCCAACGCCCGAGCGTGAGCGCAAGATCCTCGCCGCCCGCGTGCCCGAGCTCGACGACCGACTTGCCGAACAGGTGGTGCGGGCCGTCGGGTTGTTGCGTGCGATGGCGCTCAAGAAGGTGCCGTCGGTCGCCGAGACGATCGACTGGGCGCGCACGCTCGTTTCCCTCGGCCTCGACACTCTGGATGACGAGACGGTGTCGCAGACGCTGGGCGTCGTTCTCAAGCACCACAGCGATCAGATTCGCGCGGCAGCGGAACTGCGGGTCAACTAGGCGCCGCGGGCGTAGGAGCACGAGGAGCAGCGATGGCAGCGACCAGAACATCAGGGGGAGCGCGCGGGGAGATGCGTCCCGTGCCCGGTGGGCTCGCGGGGCATCTCGTCGATTTCGTCGACGCTCTACGTGGAAAGGGCATTTCGGTCGGCCCGTCCGAAGCGGTCGACGCAGCCGAGGCGGTCGTGGTCCTCGATCTCATCGATCGTGAGGCTCTCCGGGAGGCGCTCGCCGCGACACTTATCCGCCGACCGACGCAACGCGACATCTTCGATCAGATGTTCAATCTGTGGTTTCCCGTCGCCCGGGGCTTCGGCGGTTCCGCCGAGGCCGACGACGCGATCACCATCGAGCTGCCCCTCGACGAGAACGGCAAGGTCGACCCAAGGGCACTTGAGGATCTCATCGTCGACCTCCTCGAACAGGACACCCCGGAGGCGATGGCCCAAGCCCGCGCGCTCGCCGAACTCATGGTGGAGCAGATGGGGCGATACGAATCGACGCGCGGCCCGTCGTTCTCGACGTATCAAACGCTCGGCAAGCTCGACGCGTCGACGATCATGCAGCGCATACTCGACGGGATGATCGGCGAGAACCCGGACGACCCGGACGGCAGCGGGCGGATCATGGAAAAAGCTGCGGCCGCGAACCTCGCGAATCAGAGGGTAAAGGGATTTTTCCAGCAGGTCGCCGACGAAGTACGCCGCCGTACGGCCGAGCACTCCGGACGCGATCGCGTCGCTAACTTCGCGGTGGGGCCCTCGGCCGACCACGTGGACTTCCTTCGAGCCAACGACGCCGACCTGCAGAAGCTACGCACCCAGGTGGGGCCGCTGGCGAGACAGCTGGGCCATCGCCTGGCCGCCAGGCGCAAGCGAATTCGCCGAGGCGACATCGACATGCGGCGGACCATGCGTCAATCGATGTCCACAGGCGGCGTGCCGATGGAGCTGGTGCTCCGCAAGCCGCGCAAGGCCAGGCCCGAACTCGTGGTGCTTTGCGACGTGTCGGGCTCGGTGTCGGGGTTCAGCCACTTCACACTGCAACTGGTGCACAGCCTGCGCGAACAATTCTCCCGCGTGCGGGTGTTCGCGTTCGTCGATACCGTCGACGAGGTCACCGACTTCTTCTCGACCGGCGATGACCTGGCCGCATCGATGGCGCGCATGGTGCGCGAGGCCGAGATCGTCACCTACGACGGACACTCCGACTACGGCTTCGCCTTCCGCGGGTTCGCGGAGAACTACGTGCACACGTTGTCCCCGTCGGGCTCAGTGCTTATCTTGGGCGACGGGCGAAACAACTACCGCGACCCGGCGCTCGGTTCCCTCGAGCTCATCACCGAACGCGCGCGGCACGTTCACTGGCTCAACCCCGAACCCAAGGAATACTGGGGCACATCGGACTCGGCGACACCGCAATACTCCGAGTTCGTGCCGATGCACGAATGCCGCAACATCGCCCAGCTCGCCGCGGTCGTCTCGCAACTTCTGCCGGTATAACACCCTGCGCCCCAAGGACC
It encodes the following:
- a CDS encoding AAA family ATPase translates to MDRARREHAALFSSIDDVIQKLETHGYLADRATATVVYLADQLGKPLLIEGPAGVGKTELSRAVAAANEAELVRLQCYEGVDEARALYEWNHAKQILRIQAGQGEGWDATRDSVFSEEFLLSRPLLTAIRRDDPTVLLIDEVDKADVEIEGLLLEVLSDFAVTIPELGTINATRRPFTVLTSNAARELSEALKRRCLYLHLDFPTPERERKILAARVPELDDRLAEQVVRAVGLLRAMALKKVPSVAETIDWARTLVSLGLDTLDDETVSQTLGVVLKHHSDQIRAAAELRVN
- a CDS encoding vWA domain-containing protein encodes the protein MAATRTSGGARGEMRPVPGGLAGHLVDFVDALRGKGISVGPSEAVDAAEAVVVLDLIDREALREALAATLIRRPTQRDIFDQMFNLWFPVARGFGGSAEADDAITIELPLDENGKVDPRALEDLIVDLLEQDTPEAMAQARALAELMVEQMGRYESTRGPSFSTYQTLGKLDASTIMQRILDGMIGENPDDPDGSGRIMEKAAAANLANQRVKGFFQQVADEVRRRTAEHSGRDRVANFAVGPSADHVDFLRANDADLQKLRTQVGPLARQLGHRLAARRKRIRRGDIDMRRTMRQSMSTGGVPMELVLRKPRKARPELVVLCDVSGSVSGFSHFTLQLVHSLREQFSRVRVFAFVDTVDEVTDFFSTGDDLAASMARMVREAEIVTYDGHSDYGFAFRGFAENYVHTLSPSGSVLILGDGRNNYRDPALGSLELITERARHVHWLNPEPKEYWGTSDSATPQYSEFVPMHECRNIAQLAAVVSQLLPV
- a CDS encoding glutamate-5-semialdehyde dehydrogenase translates to MTATDARTSKNSDQGSPDSGAVEDLREVVHAAARNARAAGKTLTLASTEERNSVLNAAADALEAAEAGILAANADDIDEQRSEGAPESMLDRLRLTADRIVGIAGGLRQVAGLPDPLGQVVRGSKLPNGMKLEQVRVPLGVVGMIYEGRPNVTVDAFGLAFKSGNAALLRGSRSARHSNEALVAVLRGVLSEFGYDANLVQLLPSESRESVTHLIQARGLVDVVIPRGGAGLIKAVVENAKVPAIETGTGNCHHYIHRDADIDEAIMLVANGKTRRCSVCNSTETVLLDSGLGEDAINKVAEGLVAKGITLHGDRPGMIEPTEADWAEEYLSNDLAFAVVDGLEGAVAHIDRWSTGHTEAISTTNVNVAQDFAALVDSAAVMINASTAWTDGEQFGFGAEIGISTQKLHARGPMGLQELTSTKWIATGRGHARP